The following is a genomic window from Dehalogenimonas sp. 4OHTPN.
ACCGGCCTGTGGGTAGTGCTGGATCAGCGCGACCAGCTCGACCCGCCGGCATCTTACGTCTTCATCACCATCACCATGCTGCCGGCCATCGCGCTGGGCGCCGCCGCCTGGCTGGCCATCACCCGCCGGCACTAAACCGGCATCGCCGCCGGGCCTCGCCGCTCCCCGCGGGCGTGGCTCAGGCGAATCATGATATAGGTGATAATCTTATACTTGTTTGCCAGTCCGGGCGATATTCTGTTATATTGACGCGTATTTTTGTAAGCGTGGCGGCTATTTGAACTGGGCACAGATTCTATTTAATTCGGCGGTTACCGGCAGCCTGTACCTCATCTCAGCCGTAGCGCTGACGCTTGTGTACGGCCTGGCCAAGTTTCCCAACTTCGCTCACGCCGAGATCATGTCTCTGGGCGGCTTTATCGGCTTCTGGGTGACCGAACAGCTTGGGGCGCCGCTGCCGGTGGCTTTCGCGGTGGCTTTCGCGGTCGCCGGCATCGTCGGCTACCTGTCCTACCGCGGCATTTTCAAGCCGTTGACCGACCGCGGCGCCAGCCTGATCCACCTGATGGTCGCCTCAATGGCCCTGGGTTTTATCCTGCGCCACACCATCGGCGAGATATGGGGCTTTTCGCCGCTGACCCTGTCCATCGTCTGGCCGGCCTATGATATCGGGCCGCTCCGGGTCACCCTGAACTGGATTATCCTCATCATCACCGCTGTGGCCGTCGGCGTCGGCCTGCACTTCATGCTGACCCGCACCCGGATCGGCAAGGCCATCCGGGCTACCGCCTCCAACCCCCGCCTGGCGCTATCATCAGGTATCAACACCACCCGTGTCCTCATAATCACCTGGTTCGTCTCCGCCGGCCTGGCCGGAGTGGCCGGGCTGTTCCGCGGCGTGGAAACGAGGCTGTCGCCGTACCTCGGCTGGGACATCCTGCTGCCGACATTCGCTGTGGCCATGCTCGGCGGCATCGGCAGTTTTTACGGCGCCATGGCGGCGGCTCTCATAATCGGCCTGGCGGAGAACGTCGGCGTGGTGCTGCTGGCCGAGGCCGGACTATCCACCGAATACCGCATGGCCATCCCGTTCGTCATTCTGATCGCTGTCCTGATTTTCAGGCCTCAGGGCCTGGCCAAGGCCTTCAAGGGCAATTGACGATGAATAACCAAGATACAAGATACAATAACCAAACAATTTCCAGTACTCAAATACAAATGACCAGGCGTCTGGGATTTGGTCAGAGTAATTTGGCTGGGGTTTCAGGCTAAATGGACCCGATTCTCATTTACGGCTTGAACGCGCTGGTTTACATCGGCATTTTTGCCATTGTAGCCCTATCGCTGAACGCTGAATACGGTTACACCGGGCTGGCCAGCTTCGGCAAGGTGGCGTATTTCATGATCGGCGCCTACAGCTTCGCCCTGCTGGTCCAGGCCGGAGTGCCCTGGCCGCTGGCGATGCTGCTGTCCGCCGGCATCGCATCGCTCTTCGGCCTGCTGGTGTCCCTGCCGGCCATCCGCCTGCGGGAAGACTATCTGGCTATCGTCACCCTCACCTTCGGCGAGATCCTGCGCATTTTCATCAAGGCCGAAGACTGGCTGGCCAACGGCGTCTGGGGGATGAACATCGCGCCGTCCTTCGCCGCGGGCAATTTTTCGCTTGGGCTGCTGCTCAATCTGGCCCTGGTAGCGGGGATTCTGGCGGCGTGCTTCTTCTTCATGCAGTTGCTGGCCAACTCGCCCTTCGGGCGCATTATGCGCGCCCTCCGGGAGGACGAGATCGCCGCCGACGCTATCGGCAAAAACCGCATCAAGTACAAGGCCCAGGTGTTCATGATCGGCTCGGCCATGGCCGGCCTGGGCGGGGCGCTGTTCGCCAATTTCGTCGGTTATATCTCGCCGGAGTCATTCCTGCCGATCATCACCTTCACTATCTGGATGATGGTCATTCTGGGCGGTCCCGGCTCCAATATCGGCGTCATCGTCGGGGCGGCTGCGGTGCAGCTTTTCGAGCGGGGCACCATCATCCTGAAGGACTATGTCGACCTGCCGGTCGACCCCACCAATCTGCAAAACATCCTGTTCGGCCTGATTATCATCGTCATCCTGATGTACCGCCCCAGCGGTTTGTTCAAGGAGAGCAAGATCAATACGCTCGGTACGAGGAGGGCCATGCGGTGGCTGAACCCCTCCTCAAAGTAGAGAACCTGGTCAAGAACTACGGCGGATTGTGCGCCGTGGACGGGGCTTCGCTGGAGGTCGGCCGAGGCCGGTTCGTCGGTCTGGTCGGCCCCAACGGCTGCGGCAAGACGACGCTCCTGTCCTCGATTTACGGCCTGCGGCCTTCGGACGGCGGGCGCGTCACTTTCGCCGGCCGCCACATCGAAAAGATGGCCCCCCACCAGATATTCGACCTGGGGATGGGCAACGCCTTCCAGTTCCCCAGGCTGTTCCCGACGATGACCGTCCTCGATAATATGATCATCGCCGCCCGCAATCAGCCCGGCGACAACCTCTGGAATTCACTCTTCCGCCGCGGCAGATGGCACCAGGACGAAGAGCGGCTGGCCATCCGCGCCATGCAGCTATTAGAGCTTTTAAACCTGTCGCACCTGACTTTCGCCAAGGCCGGGGAAATGTCCGGCGGCCAGCAGAAACTGCTGGAGATCGGCCGGTCACTCATGGCCGAGCCGGAACTGCTGCTCCTGGACGAACCGGCGGCCGGCGTTAATCCGGTGCTGGGCAAGCAGATCTTCGCCGAGCTGGACAATCTTAAGCGCGAAAAGGGCATGAGCTTCCTCATCATCGAGCACCGGCTGGAGCTTTTAATTTCCTATACCGACTGGGTTTACGTTATGGACCGCGGCAAAATCGTCCTCCAGGGCGAGCCGGAGAAGGTCATCAACGACCCCATCTTCTTTGAGGTCTATATCGGCGCCTCAGCCGCCGGAGGCGCCAGATGAACGACATCCTGACCGCAACCGGAATCGTCGCCGGCTACGGCGATGTCCATATCGTCAACGGTGTATCGATCCGGCTCGAAAGCGGCGGCAACGTAGCCATCATCGGTCCCAACGGTTCGGGCAAGTCCACGCTGCTTAAAAGCCTGCTGGGCTTTGCGCGCCTGTTTGAAGGCGCCATCGTCTTCGACGGCTTGGACATTACCGGCCTGTCCTCCGACCGCACCATCACCATGGGCCTGGGCTACGTGCCGCAGACCGACAACGTCTTCCGCAACCTGACCGTTCAGGAGAACCTGGAGATGGGCGCCTTCGTCCGCCGCGACGGCGGCATCAAGTCAGATATCGCCCGGATGTACCAGCTTTTCCCGGAACTGGAACGGCGGCGGAAATTCTATGCCGGTTCGCTTTCAGGCGGCGAGCGGCAGATGCTGGCTATCGCCCGGGCGATGATGGCCAATCCGCGGGTGCTGCTGCTGGACGAACCGCTGGCTTCGCTGTCCCATAAAGCGGCGGAGGGCATTCTGGAAAAGCTGCGCTTGATCAACGAACAGGGTACGGCGCTGATCACCATCGAGCAGGACACCCGCCGCATCCTGGCCTTCGCCCGGCGCGCCTACGTGCTGGTCGGCGGGCGGCTGGCTCTGGAAGGCGAAGCGGCGACCATCCTGGAGAACGAGGAGGCGCGCAAGCGTTATCTGGGTTTGAGCGGCTGAACGGCGGCCGGGGTTGAATCCGTTAGACATTAATTAGCATTCTTGACACCGCGCGATGCCAGCGTGTATCATCAAACGTCACTTTACTAAATTTGGAAAGGGGGATTTCATGCTCAAAAGGTTACTCGTCCTGGTCCTGTCGCTGGTGATGGTATTTACCTTCGCCGCCTGCGGCGATGACAGCACCACTAATCCCACCGGCACCACCTCCAAGCCGGATGTCAATCTGGGCGCGGTCATGGACCTGACCGGCGCGCTGTCCGGCATCGGCTCCTCACTGGCCGACGGCATCCGCCTGGCGGTCAAACAGGCTA
Proteins encoded in this region:
- a CDS encoding branched-chain amino acid ABC transporter permease, which gives rise to MNWAQILFNSAVTGSLYLISAVALTLVYGLAKFPNFAHAEIMSLGGFIGFWVTEQLGAPLPVAFAVAFAVAGIVGYLSYRGIFKPLTDRGASLIHLMVASMALGFILRHTIGEIWGFSPLTLSIVWPAYDIGPLRVTLNWIILIITAVAVGVGLHFMLTRTRIGKAIRATASNPRLALSSGINTTRVLIITWFVSAGLAGVAGLFRGVETRLSPYLGWDILLPTFAVAMLGGIGSFYGAMAAALIIGLAENVGVVLLAEAGLSTEYRMAIPFVILIAVLIFRPQGLAKAFKGN
- a CDS encoding branched-chain amino acid ABC transporter permease, translating into MDPILIYGLNALVYIGIFAIVALSLNAEYGYTGLASFGKVAYFMIGAYSFALLVQAGVPWPLAMLLSAGIASLFGLLVSLPAIRLREDYLAIVTLTFGEILRIFIKAEDWLANGVWGMNIAPSFAAGNFSLGLLLNLALVAGILAACFFFMQLLANSPFGRIMRALREDEIAADAIGKNRIKYKAQVFMIGSAMAGLGGALFANFVGYISPESFLPIITFTIWMMVILGGPGSNIGVIVGAAAVQLFERGTIILKDYVDLPVDPTNLQNILFGLIIIVILMYRPSGLFKESKINTLGTRRAMRWLNPSSK
- a CDS encoding ABC transporter ATP-binding protein — encoded protein: MAEPLLKVENLVKNYGGLCAVDGASLEVGRGRFVGLVGPNGCGKTTLLSSIYGLRPSDGGRVTFAGRHIEKMAPHQIFDLGMGNAFQFPRLFPTMTVLDNMIIAARNQPGDNLWNSLFRRGRWHQDEERLAIRAMQLLELLNLSHLTFAKAGEMSGGQQKLLEIGRSLMAEPELLLLDEPAAGVNPVLGKQIFAELDNLKREKGMSFLIIEHRLELLISYTDWVYVMDRGKIVLQGEPEKVINDPIFFEVYIGASAAGGAR
- a CDS encoding ABC transporter ATP-binding protein, encoding MNDILTATGIVAGYGDVHIVNGVSIRLESGGNVAIIGPNGSGKSTLLKSLLGFARLFEGAIVFDGLDITGLSSDRTITMGLGYVPQTDNVFRNLTVQENLEMGAFVRRDGGIKSDIARMYQLFPELERRRKFYAGSLSGGERQMLAIARAMMANPRVLLLDEPLASLSHKAAEGILEKLRLINEQGTALITIEQDTRRILAFARRAYVLVGGRLALEGEAATILENEEARKRYLGLSG